From Verrucomicrobia bacterium S94, the proteins below share one genomic window:
- a CDS encoding DUF1189 domain-containing protein → MGAEKRITRKQTLEFHKPFSGFPEKLVFILLVKFAMKTKKYNILQMPIMAFFSPRLYRDVGLNWKGANLIYLFLLTVVCSILPALQYRDQILHILETDADAILKQLPEIRIQNGIANVSTEMPCYINNEAGNPVAIIDTTRNVNFIDPPPSVQVMLTETKLIVRNGPPRFNKLDLSTVNGWIINQEQIKKWLEIFYEIATPLICSICCILAYLVAVMLMIFVATAGRIIAGIARRPLRFKDTMRLAVTASTPAVTGFTTCFAYDISIPGYIYPAVIFGYLLLAIAACSNREKETPKNRTNLKAALDPKQIATLDEAA, encoded by the coding sequence ATGGGAGCGGAAAAAAGGATAACGCGGAAACAAACCCTGGAATTCCATAAACCTTTCTCTGGCTTTCCGGAAAAATTGGTATTCATATTGCTTGTTAAGTTTGCAATGAAAACTAAAAAATATAATATACTGCAAATGCCGATTATGGCGTTTTTTTCACCTCGTCTCTACCGGGACGTTGGCCTGAACTGGAAGGGGGCCAACCTGATTTATCTCTTTCTGCTGACGGTCGTTTGCTCCATTCTACCGGCCCTCCAGTACCGCGATCAGATTCTGCACATACTGGAAACCGACGCAGATGCTATCCTTAAACAGCTTCCCGAAATCCGGATTCAAAACGGTATTGCAAATGTGTCAACGGAAATGCCCTGCTATATAAACAATGAGGCAGGCAATCCGGTGGCTATCATCGACACCACCAGAAACGTAAACTTTATTGACCCTCCTCCTTCCGTTCAGGTCATGCTTACCGAAACCAAACTGATTGTCCGTAACGGCCCGCCAAGGTTCAACAAGCTCGATCTCAGCACCGTAAACGGATGGATTATTAATCAGGAACAGATCAAAAAATGGCTGGAAATCTTCTATGAAATAGCGACCCCGCTCATCTGCAGCATCTGTTGCATACTTGCCTACCTGGTCGCCGTCATGCTCATGATCTTCGTAGCAACGGCCGGACGGATAATCGCCGGCATCGCACGCCGCCCGTTACGTTTCAAAGACACCATGCGCCTTGCCGTTACAGCATCAACTCCGGCCGTTACCGGATTCACCACCTGTTTCGCCTACGATATTTCTATTCCCGGCTATATCTATCCTGCCGTCATTTTCGGCTATCTGCTGCTCGCTATTGCCGCCTGCTCCAACCGGGAAAAGGAAACCCCTAAAAACCGCACCAATCTTAAAGCGGCACTTGACCCGAAGCAGATAGCGACACTCGACGAAGCCGCATAA
- a CDS encoding TM2 domain-containing protein, with translation MSADASKKIPAGILGILLGSLGIHKFILGYTKEGVIMLLVSLLTLGFGAWVMGIIGLIEGILYLTKSDEEFVSTYVSGKKGWF, from the coding sequence ATGAGTGCAGATGCGAGTAAAAAAATACCGGCCGGAATTCTGGGTATTCTTCTGGGAAGTCTCGGTATTCATAAATTCATTCTGGGTTACACGAAAGAGGGCGTCATTATGCTGTTGGTCAGCCTCCTGACCCTCGGTTTCGGTGCCTGGGTGATGGGGATTATCGGTCTGATTGAAGGTATTCTGTATCTGACCAAAAGTGATGAGGAATTTGTCAGCACCTATGTGAGCGGCAAAAAAGGCTGGTTTTAG
- a CDS encoding serine--tRNA ligase — MLDIRFIRENADAVKTAMKNRKADVDIDAVLALDARRREIVGEVEALKAERNKISKSIGLMIKEGKDPEAVKTQVREMGDKISAFDEELRDVEAKLREGLLYIPNMPSDTTPIGESEEDNPVIRTWGEKKELGFEPKPHWDLGAELGLFDLERGAKLSGSGFPLFTGKGAKLERALIQFMLDLHTEEHGYTEVAPPFMCNAETMTGTGQLPKFAEDMYSVPLDGLYPIPTAEVPVTNMYAQEILDRELPILHTAYTPCFRREAGSAGKDTRGLLRVHQFDKVEMVKFTTPETSEEEHEKLTADAEHVLQKLGLHYRVIELCTADIGFSAAKCYDLELWAPAQNKWLEVSSCSNFKDYQARRANIRYRDENGKPQFVHTLNGSGVALPRLVIAIMENYQNEDGSIDLPEAIQPYMGGLKKLEK; from the coding sequence ATGCTGGATATTCGATTTATTCGTGAAAATGCCGATGCTGTGAAAACGGCCATGAAAAACCGTAAAGCCGATGTGGATATTGATGCGGTGCTGGCGCTGGATGCCCGCCGGCGCGAGATTGTGGGCGAGGTTGAAGCGCTGAAAGCGGAACGCAACAAAATTTCCAAAAGCATCGGGCTGATGATCAAAGAGGGCAAAGATCCCGAAGCGGTCAAAACACAGGTCCGGGAAATGGGGGATAAAATTTCCGCGTTCGACGAAGAACTGCGGGATGTTGAAGCGAAGCTCAGAGAGGGCCTGCTCTATATTCCCAATATGCCGTCCGACACCACGCCGATTGGCGAATCCGAAGAGGATAATCCGGTGATTCGCACCTGGGGCGAAAAAAAGGAACTGGGATTTGAGCCGAAGCCGCACTGGGATCTCGGGGCGGAACTCGGGCTTTTCGATCTGGAGCGCGGGGCGAAACTTTCCGGTTCCGGTTTCCCGCTGTTTACCGGAAAAGGGGCGAAGCTGGAGCGGGCGCTGATTCAGTTTATGCTCGATCTGCATACCGAAGAACACGGGTACACGGAAGTGGCTCCGCCGTTTATGTGTAATGCCGAAACCATGACCGGTACCGGCCAGCTGCCGAAGTTTGCGGAAGATATGTATTCGGTGCCGCTCGACGGGCTCTATCCGATTCCGACCGCCGAAGTACCGGTAACCAACATGTATGCCCAGGAAATTCTGGATCGGGAACTGCCGATTCTGCATACGGCTTATACCCCGTGCTTCCGCCGCGAGGCCGGTTCTGCCGGTAAGGATACCCGGGGGCTGCTGCGGGTGCATCAGTTTGATAAGGTGGAAATGGTGAAATTTACCACGCCCGAAACCTCCGAAGAAGAACATGAAAAGCTGACGGCGGATGCCGAACATGTGCTGCAGAAACTCGGCCTGCACTACCGGGTCATTGAACTCTGCACGGCTGATATCGGGTTCAGCGCGGCCAAATGTTATGATCTCGAACTTTGGGCGCCTGCGCAGAATAAATGGCTGGAAGTTTCCTCCTGCTCCAACTTTAAGGATTATCAGGCCCGCCGCGCCAATATCCGCTACCGCGATGAAAACGGGAAGCCGCAGTTTGTGCATACGCTCAACGGCTCCGGCGTTGCCCTGCCGCGACTGGTGATCGCTATTATGGAAAACTATCAGAACGAAGACGGATCGATTGATCTGCCGGAGGCGATTCAGCCGTATATGGGCGGGCTGAAAAAACTGGAAAAATAG